Proteins encoded together in one Streptomyces sp. B1I3 window:
- a CDS encoding polysaccharide deacetylase family protein, with translation MRTRGRVLPPAGRLPAALAALALGAHVLPAGTWLPGVRRTLFPALTGLGHGDHVALTFDDGPDPRSTPLFLDALERTSARATFFVLGESLVKYPDIGREIVSRGHELGVHGWTHGRPWLSSFARDTRELARAVEVVAGTAGTAPLWYRPPYGILTAGRWAASVRSGLRPVLWSAWGRDWTADATAASVLAAVRRDVRGGGTVLLHDTDRMAAPGCWRATLAMLPALVHGLRASGLAVGPLAEHGIAGRGAGRRS, from the coding sequence ATGAGGACGCGGGGCCGGGTCCTTCCGCCCGCCGGCCGGCTCCCGGCGGCGCTCGCGGCACTGGCGCTGGGTGCCCACGTGCTCCCGGCCGGGACCTGGCTGCCCGGCGTGCGCAGGACCCTCTTCCCCGCCCTGACCGGCCTCGGGCACGGCGATCACGTCGCTCTGACCTTCGACGACGGTCCCGACCCGCGCTCCACCCCGCTCTTCCTCGACGCCCTGGAGCGCACGTCGGCCCGCGCCACGTTCTTCGTCCTCGGCGAAAGCCTCGTGAAGTACCCGGACATCGGGCGCGAGATCGTGAGCCGGGGCCACGAACTCGGGGTGCACGGATGGACGCACGGCCGGCCCTGGCTCTCGTCGTTCGCCCGGGACACCCGTGAACTGGCGCGTGCCGTTGAGGTGGTGGCCGGGACCGCGGGCACGGCGCCGCTGTGGTACCGGCCGCCGTACGGCATCCTGACGGCCGGCCGGTGGGCCGCGTCGGTGCGGTCGGGACTGCGCCCGGTCCTGTGGTCCGCGTGGGGGCGCGACTGGACCGCCGACGCCACAGCCGCCTCGGTGCTGGCCGCCGTGCGGCGTGACGTGCGCGGCGGCGGCACCGTCCTCCTGCACGACACCGACCGGATGGCGGCGCCCGGCTGCTGGCGGGCGACGCTGGCCATGCTGCCCGCGCTCGTCCACGGCCTCCGCGCAAGCGGCCTGGCCGTCGGACCGCTGGCCGAGCACGGCATCGCGGGCCGGGGAGCCGGCCGGCGGTCGTAG
- a CDS encoding DMT family transporter, with amino-acid sequence MNVVTVVLALLSACANAAASVLQRRAAVEWADRVPEPEGSRVRRTIGRWAGLPRRPFWIAGAAALVLSAAFQAGALAVGRLSVVQPLLASELLFTLVVGSMVFHHRPDGRTWLSFLALAAGLALFLLAVSPSGGEETGEATGWLPVGAVLAVTVLGLLPAARTLDGAARAAVLGCATAVCFACTAALIKEVTGRIGDGFAAVFANGYPYAAAAVGLLSFMLLQSTLGAGTLAASQPALTLGDALVSVGLGWTLFGERIPLGLNLLTGALGAFLVATGTAFLAQSLPVSGSFDAEVGTTRRRARGGPAGTGGTGRA; translated from the coding sequence ATGAACGTCGTCACCGTGGTCCTGGCACTGCTCTCGGCCTGTGCGAACGCCGCGGCGTCCGTACTGCAGCGCCGGGCCGCGGTGGAGTGGGCCGATCGGGTGCCGGAGCCGGAGGGCTCCCGGGTGAGGCGGACGATCGGCCGGTGGGCCGGGCTGCCGCGCCGCCCGTTCTGGATCGCCGGAGCCGCCGCCCTCGTGCTGTCCGCCGCTTTCCAGGCCGGGGCCCTCGCGGTGGGCAGGTTGTCGGTGGTCCAGCCCCTGCTCGCCAGCGAACTGCTGTTCACGCTGGTCGTGGGCAGCATGGTCTTCCACCACCGTCCGGACGGCAGGACCTGGCTGTCGTTCCTGGCGCTCGCTGCGGGACTCGCCCTCTTCCTGCTCGCCGTCAGCCCGTCCGGCGGCGAGGAGACGGGGGAGGCGACGGGCTGGCTGCCGGTCGGAGCCGTGCTGGCCGTGACCGTGCTGGGCCTGCTCCCGGCCGCCCGTACCCTCGACGGCGCCGCGCGAGCGGCGGTACTGGGCTGCGCCACGGCCGTCTGCTTCGCCTGTACCGCCGCGCTGATCAAAGAGGTCACGGGCCGGATCGGGGACGGCTTCGCGGCCGTCTTCGCGAACGGTTACCCGTACGCGGCGGCCGCCGTGGGGCTGCTGAGCTTCATGCTGCTGCAGAGCACGCTGGGAGCCGGCACCCTGGCCGCGTCCCAGCCCGCTCTCACGCTGGGGGACGCCCTGGTCAGTGTGGGGCTGGGATGGACGCTCTTCGGTGAGCGGATCCCCCTGGGGCTCAACCTCCTGACCGGTGCTCTCGGAGCGTTCCTGGTGGCGACCGGTACCGCGTTCCTCGCGCAGTCCCTCCCGGTCTCCGGTTCCTTCGACGCGGAGGTCGGCACGACACGGCGGCGGGCTCGCGGAGGGCCCGCGGGCACCGGCGGAACGGGGCGGGCATGA
- a CDS encoding SDR family oxidoreductase, protein MGRALPGTSHRRLDAPGDPGHRRTTKGVALVTGASSGIGAAISRRIAVEGGWELLVSGRDHVRLQEVATHTSGQALFADLATPQGAEGLVRDALDAAGRIDLLVAGAGVGWAGPLHTMPAAAADQVLAVDLVSVVHLVRLVLPHMLAQGRGQLVLIGSVAGTVGVREEAVYSAAKAAVAVLAEALRYELAGTGVRVLHVVPGVVTTPFFERRGTPYTRSCPRPVPAERVADAVWTALVRRHEEVFVPAWLRLPGRVRGVAPALYRRLAARFG, encoded by the coding sequence ATGGGGCGAGCCCTTCCCGGCACAAGCCACCGGCGCCTGGATGCCCCGGGCGACCCCGGGCATCGCCGGACTACCAAAGGCGTGGCCCTGGTGACCGGTGCCTCCTCCGGGATCGGAGCCGCCATCTCCCGGCGGATCGCGGTGGAGGGCGGGTGGGAGCTCCTGGTCAGCGGGCGGGATCACGTCCGTCTGCAGGAGGTGGCCACGCACACGTCGGGCCAGGCCCTCTTCGCGGACCTGGCGACTCCGCAGGGCGCCGAAGGGCTGGTGCGGGACGCCCTGGACGCCGCCGGACGCATCGATCTGCTCGTCGCCGGAGCCGGTGTGGGCTGGGCAGGGCCCCTGCACACGATGCCCGCGGCGGCCGCTGACCAGGTCCTCGCGGTGGACCTGGTCTCCGTCGTCCACCTGGTGCGTCTCGTCCTGCCGCACATGCTGGCCCAGGGCCGGGGGCAGCTCGTGCTGATCGGGTCGGTCGCCGGCACGGTCGGGGTCCGGGAGGAGGCCGTCTACTCCGCCGCCAAGGCCGCGGTCGCGGTCCTCGCGGAGGCGCTGCGCTACGAACTGGCCGGTACCGGCGTGCGCGTACTGCACGTGGTCCCCGGAGTGGTGACCACCCCGTTCTTCGAGCGCCGCGGCACCCCGTACACCCGGTCGTGTCCCCGCCCGGTCCCTGCCGAGCGGGTCGCCGACGCGGTCTGGACCGCCCTGGTGCGCAGACACGAGGAGGTGTTCGTGCCGGCGTGGCTGCGGCTGCCCGGACGGGTGCGCGGGGTCGCTCCGGCCCTCTACCGGCGGCTCGCCGCCCGGTTCGGATGA
- a CDS encoding flavodoxin family protein has protein sequence MRALVINCTLKSSPDPSNTQALAEKVAEQLESYSVDVEFVRAADLDIAAGVVTEAAGPGDAWPDVHRKLLDADILVIASPTWLGRPSSIAQRVLERMDAMLSETDDVGRPVAYNRVAGVVVTGNEDGAHHVISEISGALADIGYTIPGQAWTYWHLGPGPGPDYLDDERGHDWSHRTARAMAANLYGTAKAFAATPLGAPPQ, from the coding sequence ATGAGAGCCCTCGTGATCAACTGCACACTCAAGTCGTCACCGGACCCGTCGAACACCCAGGCCCTCGCGGAGAAGGTTGCCGAGCAGCTGGAAAGCTACTCCGTCGACGTGGAGTTCGTCCGGGCCGCCGACCTGGACATCGCAGCCGGAGTGGTCACCGAGGCCGCCGGGCCGGGCGACGCGTGGCCGGACGTCCACCGCAAGCTGCTCGACGCCGACATCCTGGTCATCGCCTCGCCCACCTGGCTGGGCCGCCCGTCCTCGATCGCGCAACGCGTCCTGGAGCGCATGGACGCCATGCTCTCGGAGACGGACGACGTGGGGCGCCCCGTGGCCTACAACCGCGTGGCCGGTGTCGTGGTGACGGGCAACGAGGACGGCGCGCACCACGTCATCAGCGAGATCTCCGGCGCACTGGCCGACATCGGTTACACCATCCCGGGCCAGGCGTGGACGTACTGGCACCTGGGCCCCGGCCCGGGCCCGGACTACCTCGACGACGAGCGCGGTCACGACTGGTCGCACAGGACCGCCCGTGCCATGGCGGCGAACCTGTACGGGACGGCGAAGGCCTTCGCAGCCACCCCGCTGGGCGCTCCGCCGCAGTAG
- a CDS encoding thiamine pyrophosphate-requiring protein gives MKVSDFILQRLREWDVDHVFAYAGDGINGLLAAWGRADDDPQFVQARHEEMAAFEAVGYAKFSGKVGVCAATSGPGAIHLLNGLYDAKLDHVPVVAIVGQTNRSAMGGSYQQEVDLLSLYKDVASEFCEMVTVPEQLPNVIDRAIRTAYSKRTVTAIVIPADVQELDYSPPTHAFKMVPSSLGVSDYAPVPAAAEVTRAAEVINAGEKVAVLIGQGARGARAEVEQLAELLGAGVAKALLGKDALPDDLPYVTGSIGLLGTRPSYELMQDCDTLLVIGSSFPYTQFLPELDQARAVQIDIDPFMVGLRYPFEVNLVGDAKETLKALLPQLKRKKHGAWRKKIEKDTARWWEVMQRRAAVDADPINPEYVVHALDALLPDNAILAADSGSAANWYARHLRMRGSMRGSLSGTLATMGPGVPYAIGAKFAHPDRPAIALVGDGAMQMNGMAELITAAKYWPRWGDPRLIVAVLNNQDLNQVTWEMRAMSGAPQFLPSQSIPDVPYADFARSIGLDGVRVEKPGEVEAAWHRALGADRPFVIDFRTDPAVPPIPPHASFDQIEAAATAILKGDSDRGAMVRQGLKAKVQEMLPGRRHRDDRPGAQEDPGGS, from the coding sequence ATGAAGGTGTCCGACTTCATCCTGCAGCGGCTGCGCGAATGGGACGTCGACCACGTCTTCGCGTACGCCGGTGACGGCATCAACGGCCTTCTGGCCGCGTGGGGCCGCGCCGACGACGACCCACAGTTCGTGCAGGCACGCCATGAGGAGATGGCCGCCTTCGAAGCGGTGGGGTACGCCAAGTTCTCCGGCAAGGTCGGCGTGTGCGCCGCCACCTCGGGGCCGGGGGCGATCCACCTGCTCAACGGCCTCTACGACGCGAAGCTGGACCACGTCCCGGTGGTGGCGATCGTCGGACAGACCAACCGCAGCGCCATGGGCGGTTCCTACCAGCAGGAGGTCGACCTGCTCAGTCTGTACAAGGACGTCGCCTCCGAGTTCTGCGAGATGGTGACGGTTCCCGAGCAGCTGCCCAACGTCATCGACCGGGCCATTCGGACGGCGTACAGCAAGCGCACGGTGACTGCCATCGTGATCCCCGCGGACGTGCAGGAGCTGGACTACTCCCCGCCGACCCACGCGTTCAAGATGGTTCCCTCCAGCCTGGGTGTGTCCGACTACGCGCCCGTCCCCGCGGCGGCCGAGGTCACGCGGGCCGCCGAAGTGATCAACGCCGGGGAGAAGGTGGCCGTCCTGATCGGGCAGGGGGCCCGTGGCGCCCGGGCGGAGGTGGAGCAGCTCGCCGAGCTGCTGGGCGCGGGGGTGGCCAAGGCTCTGCTCGGCAAGGACGCGCTGCCCGACGACCTGCCGTACGTCACCGGCTCCATCGGACTGCTCGGCACCCGGCCCTCCTACGAGCTGATGCAGGACTGCGACACGCTCCTGGTCATCGGTTCCAGCTTCCCGTACACGCAGTTCCTGCCGGAGCTGGATCAGGCCCGGGCGGTCCAGATCGACATCGACCCGTTCATGGTCGGACTGCGCTACCCCTTCGAGGTGAATCTCGTCGGGGACGCCAAGGAGACGCTGAAGGCACTGCTGCCGCAGCTGAAGCGCAAGAAGCACGGCGCCTGGCGCAAGAAGATCGAGAAGGACACCGCCCGCTGGTGGGAGGTCATGCAGCGGCGCGCCGCGGTGGACGCCGACCCCATCAACCCGGAGTACGTCGTGCACGCGCTGGACGCCCTGCTGCCGGACAATGCCATCCTGGCCGCCGACTCCGGCTCGGCCGCCAACTGGTACGCCCGCCACCTCAGGATGCGTGGTTCGATGCGCGGCTCGCTGTCGGGCACGCTCGCCACCATGGGGCCGGGCGTGCCCTATGCGATCGGTGCCAAGTTCGCCCACCCCGACCGCCCGGCGATCGCCCTCGTCGGGGACGGCGCGATGCAGATGAACGGGATGGCCGAGCTGATCACCGCGGCCAAGTACTGGCCACGGTGGGGTGATCCGCGGCTGATCGTGGCGGTGCTGAACAACCAGGACCTCAACCAGGTCACCTGGGAGATGCGCGCCATGTCGGGCGCCCCGCAGTTCCTGCCCTCGCAGTCGATCCCGGACGTGCCCTACGCGGACTTCGCACGGTCGATCGGCCTCGACGGCGTACGGGTGGAGAAGCCCGGGGAGGTGGAAGCGGCCTGGCACCGGGCCCTGGGGGCCGACCGGCCCTTCGTCATCGACTTCCGTACCGATCCGGCCGTGCCCCCGATCCCGCCCCACGCGAGTTTCGACCAGATCGAGGCGGCGGCCACGGCGATCCTCAAGGGGGACAGCGACCGTGGCGCGATGGTCCGGCAGGGCCTGAAGGCCAAGGTGCAGGAGATGCTGCCCGGCCGCCGCCACCGGGACGACAGGCCGGGCGCCCAGGAAGACCCGGGCGGGAGCTGA
- a CDS encoding DUF1349 domain-containing protein yields MDGQRAVDWARATWLNPPPTVTVDDGGLEVAARGRSDFWRTTGYGFVRDDGHALLTAFPAGAAVEVTFLARFDELYDQAGVMVRVDERNWIKAGIEMSDGVPHLGAVVTRELSDWSLSPVPEWAGRHVTVRVSRAGDAVTVRARCEDRPWRLVRLAPLDPDAAASAGPFCCSPQREGLRVRFTGFTTGPADTALHAEQVHPAGH; encoded by the coding sequence ATGGACGGGCAGCGGGCAGTGGACTGGGCGCGGGCGACCTGGCTCAACCCGCCGCCAACCGTCACGGTCGACGACGGCGGCCTCGAAGTGGCCGCCCGGGGGCGGAGCGACTTCTGGCGCACGACGGGCTACGGCTTCGTACGTGACGACGGGCACGCCCTGCTCACCGCCTTTCCCGCCGGGGCCGCCGTCGAAGTCACCTTCCTCGCGCGCTTCGACGAGCTGTACGACCAGGCCGGCGTCATGGTGCGGGTGGACGAGCGCAACTGGATCAAGGCCGGTATCGAGATGTCCGACGGCGTTCCGCACCTCGGCGCGGTCGTCACACGCGAGTTGTCGGACTGGTCGCTCTCGCCCGTGCCGGAGTGGGCGGGGCGCCACGTCACCGTGCGGGTGAGCCGTGCGGGTGACGCCGTCACGGTCCGGGCGCGCTGCGAGGACAGGCCGTGGCGCCTGGTGCGCCTGGCGCCCCTGGACCCGGACGCGGCCGCCTCGGCCGGTCCGTTCTGCTGCTCACCGCAACGCGAGGGGCTGCGCGTGCGCTTCACCGGCTTCACCACCGGGCCGGCGGACACCGCTCTGCACGCGGAGCAGGTCCACCCGGCAGGTCACTGA
- a CDS encoding SpoIIE family protein phosphatase produces the protein MEERDQQADGSPTEAPSAPMRARILNQLPVAVTFFGRDQRLAMANAAAASVVARSEASLLGLLPGEVEPGVVVQGGAGLADAIDRVMRTGEAESYETYLLLVGSKHVWQAMLTPVRDGAGELLGVSVVTVDTTDQFWARERMAVLDRANTRIGSTLDVGRTAEELAQLATEGFADFVTVDLLAEVLTGDEARSPRARDEIRFLRVAQSSVLEGCPESIVRLGQAHTFDRESAIGRTLLLGEAARYTVDEETLSEWKQRDPDRVHSLRKHRIHSGIVAPLRARGITLGMAMFCRHRTPEPFGDSDLSLCGELVARAAVCVDNARRYTRERATALALQRSLLPSRSAPQRAVEVTSRYVPSTVGAGIGGDWFDVIPLSGARVALVVGDVVGHGIHASATMGRLRTAVRALAEVDLAPEELLTQLDDLVMKLDREEEAGAAGTASVAGATCLYAVYDPISCSCTMARAGHPEPVLARPHEYPEKLALPAGPALGAGGAPFEAARFELPEGSRLALYTDGLLAAPGPDADASLAELCHLLAPPEVSLDRTCDTVMSALVPERPVDDVAFVLARTRRLDQENHASWDLAADPAVVVEARRRAAGQLEAWGLGDAVLTTELVVSELVTNAIRYGGPPITLRLIRDLALVCEVSDGSSTAPHLRRARMYDEGGRGLLLVASVTERWGTRYSGNGKTIWAQLPLSGATDTDVS, from the coding sequence ATGGAAGAGCGTGACCAGCAGGCCGACGGAAGCCCTACCGAAGCGCCGTCGGCCCCGATGAGGGCGCGGATCCTGAACCAGTTGCCCGTCGCGGTGACGTTCTTCGGCCGCGACCAGCGGCTTGCGATGGCCAACGCGGCCGCGGCGTCGGTCGTGGCCAGGTCGGAGGCCTCCCTGCTCGGGCTGCTGCCGGGCGAGGTCGAACCCGGGGTGGTCGTGCAGGGCGGGGCGGGGCTCGCCGACGCGATCGACCGCGTGATGAGGACCGGCGAGGCTGAGTCCTACGAGACGTACCTGCTGCTCGTCGGCAGCAAGCACGTCTGGCAGGCCATGCTCACCCCCGTGAGGGACGGGGCCGGAGAACTCCTGGGCGTGTCCGTGGTCACCGTGGACACCACCGACCAGTTCTGGGCACGTGAGCGCATGGCCGTGCTCGACCGGGCGAACACGCGCATCGGCAGCACCCTGGACGTGGGCCGCACCGCCGAGGAACTGGCGCAGCTGGCCACGGAGGGTTTCGCGGACTTCGTCACGGTCGACCTGCTCGCCGAGGTGCTGACCGGCGACGAGGCGCGCTCCCCACGCGCGCGGGACGAGATCCGGTTCCTCCGTGTGGCCCAGAGCTCCGTCCTGGAGGGGTGTCCGGAATCGATCGTCCGACTGGGCCAGGCGCACACCTTCGACCGCGAGTCCGCGATCGGCCGCACCCTGCTCCTCGGTGAGGCGGCCCGGTACACGGTCGACGAAGAGACTTTGAGCGAGTGGAAGCAGAGAGATCCCGACCGCGTGCACAGCCTGCGGAAGCACAGGATCCACTCGGGGATCGTCGCCCCGCTGCGAGCCCGCGGCATCACACTCGGCATGGCCATGTTCTGCCGTCACCGCACCCCCGAGCCCTTCGGCGACAGCGACCTCTCCCTCTGCGGTGAGCTCGTCGCCCGCGCCGCCGTCTGCGTGGACAACGCCCGCCGGTACACCAGGGAACGCGCCACCGCGCTCGCCCTGCAGCGCAGTCTCCTGCCGAGCCGTTCCGCCCCGCAGCGGGCCGTCGAGGTGACCTCGCGCTACGTACCGTCGACGGTCGGGGCCGGCATCGGAGGGGACTGGTTCGACGTCATTCCGCTCTCCGGTGCCCGGGTCGCCCTGGTCGTGGGCGACGTCGTGGGCCACGGCATCCACGCGTCGGCCACCATGGGCAGGCTGCGTACCGCCGTACGCGCCCTCGCCGAGGTGGACCTGGCTCCCGAGGAACTGCTGACGCAGCTCGACGACCTGGTGATGAAGCTCGACCGCGAGGAGGAGGCGGGCGCCGCCGGCACGGCATCGGTCGCCGGCGCGACCTGTCTGTACGCGGTCTACGACCCGATCTCATGCTCCTGCACGATGGCCCGGGCCGGCCATCCCGAGCCGGTGCTCGCCCGACCGCACGAGTACCCGGAGAAACTGGCGCTGCCCGCCGGGCCGGCGCTCGGCGCCGGGGGAGCGCCCTTCGAAGCGGCCCGCTTCGAGCTGCCGGAAGGCAGCCGGCTCGCTCTCTACACGGACGGCCTGCTGGCGGCGCCGGGCCCGGACGCCGACGCGTCCCTCGCCGAACTCTGCCACCTGCTCGCGCCGCCCGAGGTGTCGCTCGACCGGACCTGTGACACCGTGATGAGCGCCCTGGTGCCCGAGCGGCCCGTGGACGACGTGGCCTTCGTGCTGGCCCGCACCCGCCGGCTCGACCAGGAGAACCACGCCTCCTGGGACCTGGCCGCCGACCCCGCCGTCGTGGTGGAGGCCCGTAGACGCGCTGCGGGCCAGCTCGAGGCCTGGGGCCTCGGGGACGCCGTCCTGACCACCGAACTCGTCGTCAGCGAACTGGTCACCAACGCCATCCGCTACGGCGGCCCGCCCATCACCCTCCGGCTCATCCGCGACCTCGCCCTCGTCTGCGAGGTGTCGGACGGCAGCAGTACCGCCCCGCACCTGCGCCGCGCACGCATGTACGACGAGGGCGGCCGCGGGCTCCTGCTGGTGGCGAGCGTCACCGAACGCTGGGGCACCCGGTACAGCGGCAATGGCAAGACGATCTGGGCCCAGCTGCCGCTGTCCGGCGCGACGGACACGGACGTCTCCTGA
- a CDS encoding GDSL-type esterase/lipase family protein, translated as MNDTYHWITTPVTAVLLRGALDLEETAHGLLPHRLPSRARAQNTDAQLAMAESQPSGVRLVLRTRATAVELDTLPTKRVYVGAPPRPDGVYELLVDGRPAGRAGVTGGSTLTIDMTKGTAEHRPGPVGTLRFTGLPDRMKDVEIWLPHNETTEIVALRSDAPVEPAGDRGRKVWLHHGSSISHGSDAAGPTTTWPALAASLGGVDLINLGFGGGALLDPFTARAMRDTPADLISVKTGINVVNADLMRLRAFGPAVHGFLDTIREGHPTAPLLVVSPILCPIHEDTPGPCAVDPAGLGAGHLRFRATGDPAERADGKLSLGVIREELARIVEQRAADDPHIHHLDGRALYGESDAVELPLPDRLHPDAATHRLIGERFARLALAAGSPFLAGA; from the coding sequence ATGAACGACACGTACCACTGGATCACCACGCCCGTCACCGCCGTTCTCCTGCGGGGCGCCCTCGACCTGGAGGAGACCGCGCACGGCCTCCTGCCGCACCGGCTGCCCTCCCGGGCCCGCGCGCAGAACACCGACGCACAGCTCGCCATGGCGGAGTCCCAGCCCTCCGGCGTCCGGCTGGTCCTCCGTACCCGGGCCACCGCCGTCGAGCTGGACACGCTGCCCACCAAGCGCGTCTACGTAGGGGCCCCTCCCCGCCCGGACGGCGTGTACGAGCTGCTCGTCGACGGCCGCCCGGCCGGACGCGCCGGTGTCACGGGCGGCAGCACCCTGACCATCGACATGACGAAAGGAACCGCCGAACACCGCCCCGGACCGGTCGGCACCCTCCGCTTCACCGGCCTGCCGGACCGGATGAAGGACGTCGAGATTTGGCTGCCGCACAACGAGACCACCGAAATCGTCGCCCTGCGCTCCGACGCGCCGGTCGAGCCCGCCGGGGACCGGGGCCGCAAGGTGTGGCTGCACCACGGCAGCTCCATCAGCCACGGCTCCGACGCGGCGGGCCCCACGACGACCTGGCCCGCACTCGCCGCCTCGCTCGGCGGCGTGGACCTGATCAACCTCGGCTTCGGCGGCGGCGCCCTGCTCGACCCGTTCACCGCTCGGGCCATGCGGGACACCCCCGCCGACCTGATCAGCGTCAAGACCGGCATCAACGTCGTCAATGCCGACCTGATGCGACTGCGGGCCTTCGGGCCGGCCGTCCACGGCTTTCTCGACACCATCCGCGAGGGGCACCCCACCGCCCCCCTGCTGGTCGTCTCACCGATCCTGTGCCCCATCCACGAGGACACCCCGGGGCCCTGCGCCGTGGACCCCGCCGGACTCGGCGCCGGTCACCTGCGGTTCCGGGCCACGGGCGACCCTGCGGAGCGCGCCGACGGCAAGCTGAGCCTGGGCGTCATCCGGGAGGAGCTGGCCCGGATCGTCGAGCAGCGGGCGGCCGACGACCCCCACATCCATCACCTCGACGGCCGTGCCCTCTACGGCGAGTCCGACGCCGTCGAGCTGCCGCTGCCCGACCGGCTCCACCCGGACGCCGCCACCCACCGCCTCATCGGTGAACGCTTCGCCCGGCTGGCGCTCGCCGCGGGGAGCCCCTTCCTCGCAGGCGCCTGA
- a CDS encoding TetR/AcrR family transcriptional regulator codes for MVRAGLTTERLTRAGAELADEVGFDQVTVSALARRFDVAVASLYSHVKSSQDLRTRIALLALEELADLAAAALAGRAGKDALTAFANAYRDYARSHPGRYAAARLRLDPEAAAASAGGRHARMTRAILRGYDLTEPDQTHAVRLLGSVFHGYVSLELAGGFSHSAPDSQETWAWTLDRLDAMLRNWPMR; via the coding sequence ATGGTGCGCGCAGGCCTGACCACGGAACGCCTGACACGGGCGGGGGCGGAGCTGGCCGACGAAGTCGGCTTCGACCAGGTGACCGTCTCGGCGCTCGCCAGACGTTTCGACGTCGCGGTCGCGAGCCTCTACTCGCACGTGAAGAGCTCCCAGGACCTCAGAACCCGGATCGCCCTGCTCGCACTGGAGGAGCTCGCCGACCTCGCGGCGGCCGCGCTGGCCGGGCGGGCCGGCAAGGACGCCCTCACGGCCTTCGCCAACGCCTACCGCGACTACGCCCGGTCACATCCAGGCCGGTACGCGGCAGCGCGGCTCCGGCTCGACCCCGAGGCGGCGGCCGCGAGCGCGGGGGGCCGGCACGCCCGGATGACACGGGCGATCCTTCGGGGCTACGACCTGACGGAACCCGACCAGACCCACGCCGTACGGCTGCTGGGCAGCGTCTTCCACGGCTACGTGAGCCTGGAGCTGGCCGGGGGCTTCAGTCACAGCGCTCCCGACTCGCAGGAGACCTGGGCATGGACCCTGGACCGCCTCGACGCCATGCTCCGCAACTGGCCCATGCGCTGA